From Dehalococcoidia bacterium, one genomic window encodes:
- the rplT gene encoding 50S ribosomal protein L20 — MSRVKGGVTTRRKHKSILSQVKGHRGASRTRIRAAKESLTHALNYSTKHRHLKKRDMRSLSITRINAATRLHGISYSKFISLMSEKNILIDRKSLAELAVREPEDFKNLVEHVKK, encoded by the coding sequence ATGTCTAGAGTTAAAGGTGGAGTTACCACTCGTAGAAAACATAAGTCTATTCTTAGTCAAGTCAAAGGACATAGAGGTGCAAGTAGAACTAGAATTAGAGCTGCTAAAGAATCACTGACTCACGCTCTAAATTATTCAACTAAGCACAGACATCTTAAAAAAAGAGATATGAGAAGTCTATCAATAACTAGAATTAATGCTGCAACTAGATTACATGGCATTTCTTATTCAAAATTTATAAGTCTAATGAGTGAAAAAAATATACTTATTGATAGGAAATCTTTAGCTGAATTAGCTGTGAGAGAACCTGAAGATTTTAAAAATCTTGTTGAGCATGTTAAAAAATAA